The Penaeus vannamei isolate JL-2024 chromosome 2, ASM4276789v1, whole genome shotgun sequence region GCCAATCGTCTTGCAGAAGGAGCGAGCTTCCCCCCAGTTGACCTGCGGGGAACCACGCAGTTGGAAGTGAGCGCAAGGGGCACTCATGAAAGTGGTAGGAGGATGTACATAAACATTgccatatatgcatagataaaggaaggaaaaagagattgaACAGGAAacctaaagaagagaaagagagaggaagatgccaCACCCTGTCCATTGATTAACACAAACAGTGAGTACGAGAAACGCACCTTTCCAAAGAAGAAAACGGACAGGCACCGGTCGCCGACGCGGGTGTAGAACTGAGGGCAGTCGGGGTGGTGCAGGATAGTGTTGACCTTTTCAAGGAATTCCTCTCCCAAAATCTCGGCCTCCTCCACGCTTGAGCGTCTCACTAGGATAGGGGAGAGGtgatgatagatagagaagaaagaaaaagaagagaaatcaaTTGTAAGAGCAAATTAATATCAAACAGAGGGGAAAATATCGCATGATAATCGAGAACATTGTTTATTTGAATTTTGCACTCACCAGCAGCTTCTTCTGTCGGCAGGACGATCTCTTCAAGAGGACGAAGCTTTTCTTCCCTCAACATCTGTGCCACAAGAAAGCGTTCCATGATGTGTTGAGATACTAAAACGCATGCTTTCACGCTTATTCGTAAACGCAAATGCACATATACAAGCCGGATATCACCAAAACAAATCAAAGTAATTATTATCGtaactattaataccattatagaGAATCCTTACCTGGCACAGGCGCATGTCCAGGTCCCCCTCACACGGCGGGTCGGAAATCTCGCAGTAGCGGCTGATGGTGACGCAGTTGGTGTCTCCCATCCTGCGACACCTGACGGAGCCTCGCTCGCAGTACTCATTGCGCCAAGCCTGCAGACGGTGTTTGTAAGGAGAGGTTAATGTTGGCAGAGAAAGGTCAGTGATGAGAAGGAGAGGTCAAACGCTTATGTTCTACGCAAGATGCTATGACTAGTATTAAGTTGTGATAATTGTTTTCGTTATCAAGGGAAGTATTTTTAATATTACAGACTTATGATCTTACCTATTTGACCATAGTACAAAAAGTGAGGATTCTCTCTTATCACACAAAAACGTTTTCAATCTGTAATTCTTAAACCCATATTATATAAAAAAGCAATACTAGAAGGCTAATCGTCTGTCCAATAATCCTTTTACTAACTATTGCTGTAAACTTATTTCTATTTCAGTTTCAGTTTCCCATAGCCTCCGACTTGTTTTAGTTTCCCTTCACTCAGAGCGCCACAGAGGGACTCAACACCCACCCTGCAGATGCCGCTCTCCTCGTCAGAATAGTCGCCGCAGTCGTTGTCTCCGTCGCAGATGTAGCGGATCCTCGTGCAACTATCGCTCGTCCCGCAGTGGATCTGCTCGCTCTCGGGACACGTCGCCGCGACTGAAGGGAGATTCTTTTTATAAATCAGGGACAGGGCATGAAAGTTCTCCTAAACCCTTTAGGACTTCCCGGCATGAGTCACAGCGTAGGCAGAAGTTCCTAAAAGGTCTAGGGTTGATGTAAAATTCCTTAGGGTTGTTGAGAACTCCTTATGTTTTAAGACATCATGATATCAATCTTATAATTTTCCTAAAAATATATCGTTTGTCCATTTCTGCAAACGCAAAATCTTAGGAGAGTTCAGCTACAGAGCTGAATTGGTTACACTgcaaactgcccccccccccaccgtagaGAAATGATAATCTACAACAACCTCCTGGATGACCTCGCAtcgtggagagaaagagaaaaggaagaatgagagaaatttatGCGGGTGAAGGAGCCggggaaagtgggaaagggagagagaaggcaatgcgcgcgcgcccgcgtgtgtgtgtataatatatacatgcatataaacacacacacatatatataaatacatatatgtatttatatatgtgtgtgtgatatacatacttatatataaatatacatttgtgtgtttccgtgtgtctgtctgtctgtgtgtgtttgtgtgtgtatgtatgtatgtatgtgtgtatatatgtgtgtgtgtgtgtgtgtgtgtgtgtatatatatatatatatatatatatatatatatatatatatatatatatatatatatatatatatatatatatttgtgtgtgtgtgtgtgtgtgtgtgtgtgtgtgtgtgtgtgtgtgtgtgtgtgtgtgtgtgtgtgtacatataattgtataatgtatatacttctacacaaacaaacacacatacacgcacacacaaatttatatacatatatgattatatatatgtatatatatgtatacatgtgtaaatatatgtttatatatatagatagatagatagatagatagatagatagatagatagatagatagatagatagatagatagatagatagatatatatatatatatatatatatatatatatatatatatatatatatatatatatatatatatatgcaatgaaaaacacaataccgtgttgataatatggaagaaaaacccacaatgcacaaacgagatatatagtttgtgcattgtgggtttttcttccatatatatatatatatatatatatatatatatatatatatatatatatatatatatatatatgtgtgtgtgtgtgtgtgtgtgtgtgtgtgtgtgtgtgtgtgtgtgtgtgtgtgtgtgtgtgtgtgtgtgtgtgtgtgtgtgtgtgtgtgtgtgtgtgtgtgtgtgtgtgtgtgtgtgtgtgtgtgtgtgtgtgtgtgtgtctgtgtgcgtgtgtgtgtgtgtgtggggggggtacgtgtgcatatatatatatatatatatatatatatatatatatatatatatatatatatatatatatatatatatatgtatatacacacacacacacacacacacacacacacacacacacacacacacacacatatatatatatatatatatatatatatatatatatatatatatatatatatacatatatatgtgtatgtgtgtgaat contains the following coding sequences:
- the LOC113800423 gene encoding uncharacterized protein, producing MEVMKVLLAALLCISQVAATCPESEQIHCGTSDSCTRIRYICDGDNDCGDYSDEESGICRAWRNEYCERGSVRCRRMGDTNCVTISRYCEISDPPCEGDLDMRLCQMLREEKLRPLEEIVLPTEEAAVRRSSVEEAEILGEEFLEKVNTILHHPDCPQFYTRVGDRCLSVFFFGKVNWGEARSFCKTIGGDLLTLHDGAEKFHELVHLLREHHITTDFWVGGSLRNETEGWSWVDGAHMELGTPYWTIRSTTDCRPRTYSVGVNSTRVANEGACYHYQQAPHTPAEGHCAALNFENYFYMSDEKCLELKSPLCVHPKKI